AGCTGCGGCTGGCCCGGATTGACACGCCGATCCTGATCCTGTCGGGCGATGACGGCACCGAGAGCAAGATCAAGGGGTTCGGTTTCGGCGCCGACGACTATCTGACCAAGCCGTTTCATCGCGAGGAACTGGTGGCGCGCATCCATGCGATCATCCGCCGGTCCAAGGGGCATTCGCAATCGGTGATTCATACCGGCAAGGTTGCGGTCAATCTCGATGCCAAGACGGTCGAGGCCGATGGCCAGCCCGTGCATCTGACCGGGAAGGAATACCAGATGCTGGAACTGCTGAGCCTGCGCAAGGGAACCACGCTGACCAAGGAAATGTTCCTCAATCACCTCTATGGCGGCATGGACGAACCCGAGTTGAAGATCATCGATGTGTTCATCTGCAAGCTGCGCAAGAAACTCAGCGCCGCGACGGGCGGTGAAAACTACATCGAAACCGTCTGGGGGCGCGGATATGTGTTGCGCGATCCGCAGACCGAGGAGATGGGCAAGCCCCGCCTGGCCGTCGGGGCCGGCTGAACGCTGCACGCATCTGGACCTTGCCCTTACGCCGCCCTATCAGTTGAAGGGCAACAGGGTGGGGTTGGGCGTGACCGGGGCAACAGCGATAGAAGACCTGACCGAGGCGCAGGCGCGCGAGGAACTGGCGCGCCTTGCCGATGAACTGGGCCGAGCCAATACCGCGTATCATCGCGACGATGCGCCCGAGATCACGGATGCGGACTATGACGCGTTGAAGCGGCGCAACGCCGCGATCGAGGCGCGGTTTCCGGCCCTGAAACGCGCCGACAGCCCCAGTGACCAGGTCGGCGCCAGGCCCGGCGAGGGCTTTGCCAAGATCGAACATGCCGTGCGCATGATGTCGCTGGGCAATGCGTTCGACGACGAGGACGTGACCGGGTTCGACACCGGTATCCGCAAATATCTGGGCCTGGCCGCGGATGCCGCGCTGGCCTATACCGCCGAGCCCAAGATCGACGGGCTGTCCCTGTCGCTGAGATACGAGGCCGGCATCCTGATGCAGGCGGCGACCCGCGGCGATGGCGCGATCGGCGAAAATGTCACCGAGAACGCGCGCACCATCGGCGATATCCCGGACCGGATCGCCGCCGCGCCCGAGATCCTCGAGGTGCGCGGCGAGGTCTATATGAGCCATGCCGATTTCGCCACGCTCAACGAACGCCAGGCCGGGGCGGGGGCCAAGACCTTTGCCAATCCGCGCAATGCCGCCGCCGGGTCGTTGCGGCAGCTTGATCCCGCGATCACGAAAGATCGGCCGCTTCGGTTCTTTGCCTATGGCTGGGGCGTGCTGTCGGAACCGCTGGCCGGGACGCAGTTCGCGGCTATCGAACGGCTCGCCGCGATGGGGTTTGCCACCAACCCGCTGACGGTCCTGTGCGCCGGCCCCGGCGACATGCTGGCGCAGTATCGTGAGATCGAGACGCAGCGGGCTACGCTGGGCTATGACATCGACGGGGTGGTCTACAAGGTCGACGATCTTGCCCTGCAGGCACGGCTGGGGGTCCGCTCGACCACGCCCCGCTGGGCGATTGCGCACAAGTTCCCGGCCGAGCTCGCCTGGACCCGGCTGGAGGCGATCGACATCCAGGTGGGCCGCACCGGCGCGTTGTCACCGGTGGCGCGTCTGACCCCGGTAACCGTGGGCGGCGTCGTGGTTTCCAACGCCACGTTGCACAACGAGGATTACATCGCCGGGCGGGATGCCTCGGGCAACGCGATCCGCGATGGCAAGGATATCCGCGTGGGCGACTGGGTGCAGGTCTATCGTGCGGGCGACGTGATCCCGAAACTGGCCGATGTCGATCTCGCGAAACGGCCCGCGGACGCGGCGCCCTATGTCTTTCCGGACATATGCCCCGAATGCGGCAGCGCCGCGATCCGCGAGCAAGGCGATGCGGTCCGCCGCTGTTCCGGCGGCATGATCTGCCCGGCCCAGGCGGTGGAAAAGCTGAAACACTTCGTGTCGCGCAAGGCCTTTGACATCGACGGGCTGGGTTCAAAACAGGTCGAGCAGTTCCACAGCGATGGCTGGATTGCGGAGCCCGCGGACATATTCACCCTGCGGGATCGCTATGGCAGTGGCTTGCAACAGCTGAAAAACCGCGATGGCTGGGGCGAAAAATCCGCCGAGAACCTGTTTCGGGCGATCGACGAGAAACGTTCGATCCCGCTGGGGCGGCTGATCTTCGCGCTTGGCATCCGCCATGTGGGCGAAGCGGCGTCGAACCTGCTGGCGACCCATTACGGCAGCTGGTACGCGTTCGAACGGGCAATGGGCGAAGCCGAGGCGCAGGAGGGGGCCGCGTGGGAGGACCTGACCGCCATCGACGGGGTCGGCGCGGTCATGGCCGGGTCGCTGGTGACGGCGTTCGCGCAGGATGGTGAACGCGCCTCGATCGACCGGCTGGTGGCGCATCTGGATGTCGAGGACGCCGCGCGCCCCGACACGGATGGCAGCCCGGTCGCGGGCCTGACCGTGGTGTTCACCGGCACGCTGGAAATGATGACGCGCGCCGAGGCCAAGGCCCGCGCCGAGGCCTTGGGCGCGCGGGTGTCGGGCTCGGTATCAGCCAGGACCGACATCGTCATCGCCGGCCCCGGCGCCGGCTCCAAGGCCAGGAAGGCCGCCGAACTGGGGATCAGGACGCTGGATGAAGATGGCTGGCTGGACCTGATCGGCGCGCGATGAGCGGACGTCCCGAACAGCTGTTCCCGCTATTCGCCGAGGTTGAAACGCTGCCGGGGATCGGTCCCAAAACCGCGCGGCTGCTGGAATCGGTTGATGTAACCGCGCCGCGCGACCTGTTGTATTCGCTGCCATATTCGGTCGTCGACCGGCGCCGGCGCGACAGTATCCGGGGGGCGGATCTGCCGGCGACGATGACGGTCGAGGTCACAGTCGGCGCCCATCGCCCACCCGCCAGCCGCGGCGGGGCCTACCGCATTCTGGTCGAGGATGCGCAGAGCGATTTCCAGCTGGTGTTCTTTCACGCACGCGCGAGCTATCTGACGCGGATCTTGCCTGTGGGCGCACGCCGGATCGTGTCGGGGCGGGTCGAGCTGTTCGACGGCATGGCGCAGATGGTGCATCCCGACCATGTTCTGCCGCCCGCCGAGGCCGCGGAGATCCCCGATTTCGAACCGGTCTATCATCTCACGCAGGGCGTGACGCAAAAGACCATGTTCAAGGCGACGCGCGCGGCGCTGGAACGGTTGCCGGAACTGGGCGAATGGATCGACCTGGCCCAGCTCGGACGCGAAGGCTGGCCCGGTTGGGGCGCGGCGATGCGGGCCGCGCATGCGCCGCAGGGCAAGGTGGAGACCGCCGCCGAGGCGCCCGCGCGCGCACGCCTGGCCTATGACGAACTGATGGCGCACCAGTTGACATTGGCGTTGGCGCGGCGGCGGGAACGCAAGGCGCGCGGGATATCGAGCCGTGGCACCGGCGTTCTGCGCGACCGGGTGCTTGCCGCCTTGCCCTACAGCCCCACCGGCGCCCAGACCCGGGCGCTGGCCGAGATTGCCGGGGACATGGCCGCGCCCGAACGCATGAACCGGCTGCTGCAGGGCGATGTCGGCGCGGGCAAGACGCTGGTCGCGTTGTTGGCGCTGCTGGTCGCGGTCGAGGCCGGCGGGCAGGGCGTGATGATGGCCCCGACCGAGATCCTGGCCCGCCAGCATCTGGACGGGCTGCGTCCGCTGGCCGAACATGCGGGGATCACGCTCGATATCCTCACCGGGCGCGACAAGGGGGCGGAACGGCAGGCCAAACTCGCGGCGCTCGCGGCCGGAGAGATACAGATCCTTGTCGGCACCCATGCGGTGTTCCAGCCCGACGTGGCCTTTGCCGACCTGCGGCTGGCGATTGTCGACGAACAGCACCGGTTCGGGGTGCGCCAGCGGCTCGAGCTTGCCGAAAAGGGGCGCGGGGCGGATGTGCTGGTGATGACGGCGACGCCGATCCCGCGCAGCCTGGCGCTGGCGCAATATGGCGACATGGACGTGTCGGTGCTGGATGAAAAGCCACCGGGGCGCAAGCCGGTGAAAACCGCGCTGGTCGGCACCGGGCGGATGGACGAGGTGGTGAACCACCTGCGCCGGGCCGTGGGCGAGGGGCGGCAATGCTATTGGGTCTGTCCGCTGGTGGACGAATCGGAACTCAGCGACCTGACCGCCGCCGAAGACCGGTTCCGGCACCTGCGGGCCGCCCTGGGTGATGGCGTGGTAGGGCTGGTGCATGGCCAGATGCCGCCCGCCGACAAGGATGCCGCGATGGCGGCCTTTCAGCGCGGGGAAACCAAGGTTCTGGTCGCGACCACGGTGATCGAGGTCGGCGTGGATGTGCCCAACGCCTCGATCATGGTGATCGAACGGGCCGAGATCTTTGGCCTGGCACAGCTGCACCAGTTGCGGGGGCGGGTCGGGCGTGGCGCCGCCGAGAGCACCTGCCTGCTGATGTTTCGCGCGCCCCTGTCCGAAGGCGGAAGGCGCCGGCTGGAAACCCTGCGGGAAACCGAGGACGGGTTTCGCATCGCGGAAACCGATCTGGCGATGCGCGGGGCGGGGGACTTGATCGGAACCGCGCAGTCGGGCCTGCCCCGGTTTCGCATTGCAGACCTGGAACGCCAGACCGGGCTGATGCAGGCCGCCCAGAGCGATGCGCGCGCGCTGCTGGCCAGGGATCCCGCGCTGGAAAGCGCACGGGGACGTGCGGCACGCGTTCTGCTGTGGCTGATGCGGCAGGACCGGGCGATCCGTTTGATTTCAGTGGGTTGAGGCCGTCACCCCACAAATGTTCACAAACGTTCTCTAAAAGTTCTTTACTTGGACGGCGAGATGTGAGAACAAAGGGTCAACAAATGCTTAACCATGTTGACAGGGAGCAGACCCATGATGACCCAGATCCGCACCGCCCTTCGCCGGTCCCA
This is a stretch of genomic DNA from Pukyongiella litopenaei. It encodes these proteins:
- the ctrA gene encoding response regulator transcription factor CtrA, which codes for MRVLLVEDDPTTSKSIELMLTHANLNVYATDLGEEGIDLAKLYDYDLILLDLNLPDMNGHEVLRQLRLARIDTPILILSGDDGTESKIKGFGFGADDYLTKPFHREELVARIHAIIRRSKGHSQSVIHTGKVAVNLDAKTVEADGQPVHLTGKEYQMLELLSLRKGTTLTKEMFLNHLYGGMDEPELKIIDVFICKLRKKLSAATGGENYIETVWGRGYVLRDPQTEEMGKPRLAVGAG
- the recG gene encoding ATP-dependent DNA helicase RecG codes for the protein MSGRPEQLFPLFAEVETLPGIGPKTARLLESVDVTAPRDLLYSLPYSVVDRRRRDSIRGADLPATMTVEVTVGAHRPPASRGGAYRILVEDAQSDFQLVFFHARASYLTRILPVGARRIVSGRVELFDGMAQMVHPDHVLPPAEAAEIPDFEPVYHLTQGVTQKTMFKATRAALERLPELGEWIDLAQLGREGWPGWGAAMRAAHAPQGKVETAAEAPARARLAYDELMAHQLTLALARRRERKARGISSRGTGVLRDRVLAALPYSPTGAQTRALAEIAGDMAAPERMNRLLQGDVGAGKTLVALLALLVAVEAGGQGVMMAPTEILARQHLDGLRPLAEHAGITLDILTGRDKGAERQAKLAALAAGEIQILVGTHAVFQPDVAFADLRLAIVDEQHRFGVRQRLELAEKGRGADVLVMTATPIPRSLALAQYGDMDVSVLDEKPPGRKPVKTALVGTGRMDEVVNHLRRAVGEGRQCYWVCPLVDESELSDLTAAEDRFRHLRAALGDGVVGLVHGQMPPADKDAAMAAFQRGETKVLVATTVIEVGVDVPNASIMVIERAEIFGLAQLHQLRGRVGRGAAESTCLLMFRAPLSEGGRRRLETLRETEDGFRIAETDLAMRGAGDLIGTAQSGLPRFRIADLERQTGLMQAAQSDARALLARDPALESARGRAARVLLWLMRQDRAIRLISVG
- the ligA gene encoding NAD-dependent DNA ligase LigA, whose protein sequence is MCCAIRRPRRWASPAWPSGPAERCTHLDLALTPPYQLKGNRVGLGVTGATAIEDLTEAQAREELARLADELGRANTAYHRDDAPEITDADYDALKRRNAAIEARFPALKRADSPSDQVGARPGEGFAKIEHAVRMMSLGNAFDDEDVTGFDTGIRKYLGLAADAALAYTAEPKIDGLSLSLRYEAGILMQAATRGDGAIGENVTENARTIGDIPDRIAAAPEILEVRGEVYMSHADFATLNERQAGAGAKTFANPRNAAAGSLRQLDPAITKDRPLRFFAYGWGVLSEPLAGTQFAAIERLAAMGFATNPLTVLCAGPGDMLAQYREIETQRATLGYDIDGVVYKVDDLALQARLGVRSTTPRWAIAHKFPAELAWTRLEAIDIQVGRTGALSPVARLTPVTVGGVVVSNATLHNEDYIAGRDASGNAIRDGKDIRVGDWVQVYRAGDVIPKLADVDLAKRPADAAPYVFPDICPECGSAAIREQGDAVRRCSGGMICPAQAVEKLKHFVSRKAFDIDGLGSKQVEQFHSDGWIAEPADIFTLRDRYGSGLQQLKNRDGWGEKSAENLFRAIDEKRSIPLGRLIFALGIRHVGEAASNLLATHYGSWYAFERAMGEAEAQEGAAWEDLTAIDGVGAVMAGSLVTAFAQDGERASIDRLVAHLDVEDAARPDTDGSPVAGLTVVFTGTLEMMTRAEAKARAEALGARVSGSVSARTDIVIAGPGAGSKARKAAELGIRTLDEDGWLDLIGAR